In uncultured Fibrobacter sp., the following are encoded in one genomic region:
- a CDS encoding acyl-CoA dehydratase activase, protein MSNMKNDLWVGVDVGSTTVKIAVVDPETNKLLHYTYQRHNAMQAQKVFEVLREAHGLFPDKNFRVAFCGSGGQPFAEATHAFFVQEVVANALAVRATYPESRVAIELGGQDAKVVFFEKDKTTGKLIASDMRMNGVCAGGTGAFIDQVAELLRIKTEAFEGFAKRGQKVYEISGRCGVFAKTDIQPMLNNGIAKEDIALSSFHAIAKQTIGGLAQGMEIKPPVIFEGGPLTFNPTLVRAFKERLGISDEQAIVPEHSEVLVAMGAALSLGSMFADQECFYRKDGSLDALIHFNETRQAENKAKAAADLFFKNDAEYQMFLEEHKMAGNHYPQPVSGSTLNVYLGIDAGSTTTKFVLMDENETVVDGFYASNNGEPLAVLKNALNELSDRYEEYGCKLNILGVGTTGYGEQLFAKAVHADFHTVETVAHANAAQKICPDVSFILDIGGQDMKAISVQDGVVTGIILNEACSSGCGSFIETYARSLGIPMEKIAELAFNAKSPSQLGSRCTVFMNSSIITEQRDGKQPEDIIAGICRSIINNVFTKVIRIRNLNTLGKKVVVQGGTFKNNAVLRAFEQYTGLKPIRPERPGEMGAIGIALLTKKFMEEKRKTEPELKTKFIGLDAMKTFSWHNQPGQLCQYCTNHCSRTIVTFSDGQSFVTGNRCERGEVTADPNDPKTKALIAEINKKMQSVPDMIKRTNQLLVKDYAPAKLVENNGKTIGIPRVLEFWASLPFWKAFFTSLGYTVVISRQSDYKMFEAGLHSVPSDTVCFPAKLVHGHVLSLIEKKVDRIFFPMMVAVPSDHTKFTATSVCPVVQAYPNVCKNTDEPEKNYNVPMDQPIFHWFNAKLRRSQTIDWFHEHWKLDKKLLDKAVTEGEKALNSYRTTLLEEGQKILDDVRAKNSFAVVIAGRPYHADTLINHNIASHFTAMGIPVLTTESLPGVYDQDVPSHTRIEIKNTFHLRMIGATMIAAKDPNIELAQIVSFGCGHDSILTDEMMRMLHLDSNKEMLMLKLDEGDARGPVGIRIKSFIETVKARRAANLPDKPESHEPLFHTPFVAEDKKRRRILTPNLSPAFSVLASEYMKREGFIAEYLPVADKKAIELGKKYVHNDICFPCQVNIGEALHWLVDHPEVPQNQVSMCLAKNCENCRAVQYAVLARKALDEAGFKDVTIITTGVDYKGMHPGFQLGLDFRLHMLWGLVTMDAIETMYRAVRPYEVNAGDTQKVYDEWMPKVIGVAGHLSTVQLVRPSKLIEVFEQCIEAFNGIEITEERKRGIRKPRVAVLGEILMNYHPSANGFVENYLMNNGMEVYLPGMTDFFRVDEVVREEKIKRGFSANPVMDRLEGGVTSKVYTHAVETARKSMHKFKLYEHHADCVELKDYVSDIIDPTYNTGEGWMIPGEILYNSKHGINSYIILQPFACLANHISGRGLTKAVKERCPHIQVLSLDYDPDTSFANIENRLQMLIINARELEKANQA, encoded by the coding sequence ATGAGCAATATGAAGAACGATTTATGGGTCGGCGTGGACGTTGGTTCCACCACCGTAAAGATTGCGGTTGTCGATCCAGAGACCAACAAGCTTTTGCACTACACTTACCAGCGCCACAACGCCATGCAGGCACAGAAGGTTTTCGAAGTGCTGCGCGAGGCGCACGGACTTTTCCCCGATAAGAATTTCAGGGTCGCCTTCTGCGGCAGTGGCGGTCAGCCCTTCGCCGAAGCAACCCACGCCTTCTTTGTGCAAGAAGTCGTAGCGAACGCTCTTGCTGTACGTGCAACCTACCCCGAATCCCGAGTCGCCATTGAACTCGGTGGCCAGGATGCCAAGGTCGTCTTCTTCGAAAAAGACAAGACCACCGGCAAACTCATTGCCTCTGACATGCGTATGAACGGCGTGTGCGCCGGCGGTACCGGTGCATTCATTGACCAGGTGGCCGAACTTCTGCGCATCAAGACCGAAGCCTTCGAAGGCTTTGCCAAGCGTGGCCAGAAGGTCTACGAAATTTCGGGCCGTTGCGGCGTGTTCGCCAAGACCGACATCCAGCCGATGCTGAACAACGGTATCGCCAAGGAAGACATCGCCCTTTCCAGTTTCCATGCCATTGCCAAGCAGACCATCGGTGGTCTTGCCCAGGGTATGGAAATCAAGCCGCCCGTGATTTTCGAAGGTGGCCCGCTGACCTTTAACCCGACGCTTGTTCGCGCCTTCAAGGAACGCCTTGGAATTTCTGACGAACAGGCCATTGTGCCGGAACACTCCGAAGTGCTCGTGGCCATGGGTGCCGCCCTCTCTCTGGGCTCTATGTTTGCCGACCAGGAATGCTTCTACCGCAAGGACGGCTCGCTGGACGCGCTCATCCACTTTAACGAAACCCGCCAGGCCGAAAACAAGGCCAAGGCCGCTGCCGACTTGTTCTTCAAGAACGACGCTGAATACCAGATGTTCCTCGAAGAACACAAAATGGCCGGAAACCACTACCCGCAGCCTGTTTCGGGCTCCACGCTCAACGTGTATCTGGGTATCGACGCGGGCTCTACTACCACCAAGTTCGTGCTCATGGACGAAAACGAAACCGTGGTGGACGGATTCTACGCGAGCAACAACGGCGAACCGCTCGCCGTGCTCAAGAACGCCCTCAACGAACTTTCGGACCGTTACGAAGAATACGGCTGCAAGCTCAACATCTTGGGCGTAGGTACAACCGGCTACGGCGAACAGCTGTTTGCTAAGGCCGTGCATGCCGACTTCCACACGGTGGAAACGGTCGCTCACGCCAACGCCGCCCAGAAGATTTGCCCCGACGTAAGCTTCATCCTCGACATCGGTGGTCAGGACATGAAGGCCATCTCCGTGCAGGACGGCGTGGTTACGGGTATCATTCTGAACGAAGCCTGCTCCTCGGGTTGCGGATCCTTTATCGAAACCTATGCCCGCAGCCTCGGCATCCCGATGGAAAAGATTGCAGAACTCGCGTTCAACGCAAAGAGCCCCTCTCAGCTGGGTTCCCGTTGCACGGTGTTCATGAACAGCTCCATCATTACGGAACAGCGCGACGGCAAGCAGCCCGAAGACATTATCGCGGGTATCTGCCGCTCCATTATCAACAACGTGTTTACGAAGGTGATTCGTATCCGCAACCTCAACACCCTCGGCAAGAAGGTCGTGGTACAGGGCGGTACGTTCAAGAACAACGCCGTTCTCCGCGCCTTCGAACAGTACACTGGCCTCAAGCCTATCCGTCCGGAACGTCCGGGAGAAATGGGCGCTATCGGTATTGCCCTCCTTACCAAGAAGTTCATGGAAGAAAAGCGCAAGACCGAACCGGAACTCAAGACCAAGTTCATCGGCCTTGACGCCATGAAAACCTTCAGTTGGCACAACCAGCCGGGTCAGCTCTGCCAGTACTGCACCAACCATTGCTCCCGTACCATCGTGACCTTTAGCGATGGCCAGAGCTTCGTGACCGGCAACCGTTGCGAACGCGGCGAAGTTACCGCCGATCCGAACGATCCGAAGACCAAGGCACTCATCGCCGAAATCAACAAGAAGATGCAGTCCGTGCCCGACATGATCAAGCGCACGAACCAGCTCTTGGTAAAGGACTACGCTCCGGCCAAGCTCGTTGAAAACAACGGCAAGACCATCGGTATTCCGCGCGTGCTCGAATTCTGGGCATCGCTCCCGTTCTGGAAGGCATTCTTCACAAGCCTCGGCTACACCGTCGTGATTAGCCGCCAGAGCGACTACAAGATGTTCGAAGCAGGCCTTCACAGTGTGCCGTCCGACACGGTTTGCTTCCCGGCAAAGCTTGTGCACGGCCACGTGCTCAGCCTCATTGAAAAGAAGGTCGACCGCATCTTCTTCCCGATGATGGTTGCAGTCCCGAGTGACCACACCAAGTTCACCGCAACTTCTGTTTGCCCGGTGGTGCAGGCTTACCCCAACGTTTGTAAGAACACCGACGAGCCCGAAAAGAATTACAACGTCCCGATGGACCAGCCAATTTTCCACTGGTTCAACGCCAAGCTCCGTCGTAGCCAGACCATTGATTGGTTCCACGAACACTGGAAACTCGACAAGAAGCTTTTGGACAAGGCCGTTACCGAAGGCGAAAAGGCGCTCAACAGCTACCGCACCACGCTTTTGGAAGAAGGCCAGAAAATCCTCGACGATGTACGTGCAAAGAACTCCTTTGCCGTGGTGATTGCAGGCCGCCCCTACCATGCGGACACGCTCATCAACCACAACATCGCAAGCCACTTTACCGCCATGGGCATTCCGGTGCTTACCACCGAATCGCTCCCGGGCGTCTACGACCAGGATGTGCCGAGCCACACCCGTATCGAAATCAAGAACACCTTCCACTTGCGCATGATTGGCGCTACCATGATTGCCGCGAAGGACCCCAACATCGAACTTGCCCAGATCGTAAGCTTCGGTTGCGGACACGACTCAATTTTGACCGACGAAATGATGCGCATGCTGCACCTTGATTCCAACAAGGAAATGCTCATGCTCAAGCTCGACGAAGGTGACGCCCGCGGCCCGGTTGGCATCCGCATCAAGAGCTTTATCGAAACGGTGAAAGCACGTCGCGCAGCAAACCTGCCCGACAAGCCCGAAAGCCACGAACCGCTGTTCCACACGCCGTTTGTGGCCGAAGACAAGAAGCGCCGTCGCATTCTGACGCCGAACCTCTCCCCCGCCTTCTCTGTGCTCGCCAGCGAATACATGAAGCGCGAAGGATTCATCGCCGAATACCTGCCGGTCGCCGATAAGAAGGCTATCGAACTGGGCAAGAAGTACGTGCACAACGACATTTGCTTCCCCTGCCAGGTGAACATCGGCGAAGCGCTCCACTGGCTCGTCGATCACCCCGAAGTTCCGCAGAACCAAGTTTCCATGTGCCTTGCCAAGAACTGCGAAAACTGCCGCGCCGTGCAGTACGCCGTGCTTGCCCGTAAGGCTTTGGACGAAGCGGGCTTCAAGGACGTCACCATCATTACGACCGGTGTCGACTACAAGGGCATGCACCCAGGCTTCCAGCTGGGTCTCGACTTCCGTCTCCACATGCTGTGGGGCCTTGTCACCATGGACGCCATCGAAACCATGTACCGCGCCGTTCGCCCGTACGAAGTGAACGCCGGCGACACCCAGAAGGTTTACGACGAATGGATGCCGAAGGTGATTGGCGTTGCCGGCCACCTCTCCACCGTTCAGCTGGTGCGACCCTCCAAGCTTATCGAAGTCTTTGAACAGTGCATCGAAGCATTCAACGGTATCGAAATCACCGAAGAACGCAAGAGAGGCATCCGCAAACCGCGCGTTGCCGTGCTTGGCGAAATCTTGATGAACTACCACCCGAGTGCAAACGGATTTGTTGAAAACTACCTGATGAACAACGGCATGGAAGTCTACCTGCCGGGTATGACTGACTTCTTCCGTGTGGACGAAGTGGTACGCGAAGAAAAGATCAAGCGCGGATTCTCGGCAAACCCGGTGATGGACCGACTCGAAGGCGGCGTGACCTCCAAGGTCTACACGCACGCTGTTGAAACTGCCCGCAAGTCCATGCACAAGTTCAAGCTGTACGAACACCACGCCGACTGCGTGGAACTCAAGGACTACGTCTCCGACATCATCGACCCCACCTACAACACGGGTGAAGGTTGGATGATTCCGGGCGAAATCCTGTACAACTCGAAGCACGGAATCAACAGCTACATCATTCTGCAGCCGTTCGCATGCCTTGCCAACCACATCTCTGGCCGCGGCCTCACCAAGGCCGTGAAGGAACGTTGCCCGCATATCCAGGTTCTCAGCCTCGACTACGACCCGGATACGAGCTTCGCAAACATCGAAAACCGCCTGCAGATGCTGATTATCAACGCACGTGAACTAGAAAAAGCAAATCAAGCCTAA